One Gallus gallus isolate bGalGal1 chromosome 11, bGalGal1.mat.broiler.GRCg7b, whole genome shotgun sequence DNA window includes the following coding sequences:
- the SLC7A6OS gene encoding probable RNA polymerase II nuclear localization protein SLC7A6OS — protein MERAAVLRVQRKRGGAEPAEALLLACKRLRAEPGQGAPVERGVFKLVATVSSKNEPIQKYVQEGISKDKAVQSLRPSLGSTQRVVQELRSSKQVRRKENRYRVVASHRPGSSGTAAALTDCEAVRDGGRSAPAAAGDALQQESGAVDKSLDCGGNFQLFDIVHEEEVVEDSSFTAANAQQTGDPDVILCNAVEMIRERLNVSEDHNKVGHREKDEYVYDIYCMETSAPGWIQNILSVQPYKEEYELVDDDQVPAEIYEDEDDENDEDNWRNDYPDEDEFLAEEDDEEKDSEESSSDEDQCYRRRTWNKYRQEVLQEFGYDEIQDLDSD, from the exons ATGGAGCGGGCGGCGGTGCTGCGCGTCCAGCGGAAGCGGGGCGGTGCGGAGCCGGCCGAGGCGCTGCTGCTCGCCTGCAAGCGGCTGCGCGCGGAGCCCGGGCAGGGAGCGCCAGTGGAGAGGGGCGTCTTCAAACTGGTGGCCACCGTGTCCTCCAAG AACGAACCGATTCAGAAATACGTTCAAGAAGGGATCAGTAAAGACAAAGCAGTGCAGAGCCTGCGGCCCTCCTTGGGAAGCACGCAGCGGGTCGTGCAGGAGCTCCGCTCCTCCAAGcaggtgaggaggaaggagaaccGCTACCGTGTAGTCGCCAGCCATCGGCCGGGCTCCAGCGGGACAGCCGCAGCCCTCACAGACTGCGAGGCGGTGCGCGATGGCGGCAGATCggcccctgcagcagcaggagacgCGTTACAGCAGGAGAGCGGTGCTGTGGATAAGAGCTTGGACTGCGGAGGGAACTTCCAGCTGTTTGATATCGTGCAcgaggaggaggtggtggaggacTCCAGTTTTACTGCAGCAAACGCACAG CAAACTGGTGATCCAGACGTGATTCTTTGCAATGCAGTGGAGATGATCCGTGAGCgtttaaatgtttctgaagatCACAACAAAGTAGGACACCGCGAGAAAGATGAGTATGTTTATGACATCTACTGCATGGAAACATCGGCTCCTGGTTGGATCCAAAACATCCTCTCTGTACAGCCTTATAAAGAAGAATACGAACTG GTAGATGATGATCAAGTTCCAGCTGAAATATATGAAGATGAAGACGATGAAAATGATGAAGATAACTGGCGCAATGATTATCCTGATGAAGATGAATTCTTAGCtgaggaagatgatgaagaaaaaG ACTCTGAAGAGAGCTCCAGTGATGAGGACCAATGTTACAGGAGAAGAACATGGAACAAATACCGTCAGGAGGTTCTACAGGAATTCGGCTATGATGAGATCCAGGACTTGGATTCTGACTAA